The Deltaproteobacteria bacterium genome contains the following window.
GCCTCATCCTGGGACTCCTGCGGCACATCCCGCGAGAAGACCGGGCCACGCGTGCGGGAGGCTGGCAGGAGACCGTGGGCACGGGCCTCCCGGGCAAGACCCTGGGCGTGGCCGGTCTGGGCAAGCTCGGCGCCCGCGTGGCGCGGGTGGGGCTCGCCTTCGACATGGACGTGATCGCGTGGAGCCAGAACCTGACCGAGGAACGTTGCGGAGAGGTGGGCGTGACCCTGGTGAGCAAGGAAGAATTGCTGGCGCGATCCGACATCCTCACCATCCACCTGGTGCTGAGCGACCGCACCCGCGGGCTGTTCCGGAGCGCCGACTTGGCGCGGATGAAGCCCACGGCCCTGATCGTCAACACCTCCCGCGGCCCCATCATCGACGAGGCCGCCCTGGTGGACGCCTTGCGGCGCGGGGCCATCGGCGGCGCGGGCCTGGACGTCTTCGACACCGAGCCTTTGCCGCCGGACCATCCGCTACGGAATTGCGACAACACGATCATCACGCCGCACCTGGGCTACGTGGAGGAGGCGAACTACGGCGCCTACTTCGACGGCTACCTCGCCGCCATCAAGGGCTACATGGACGGCTCTCCGGTGAACGTGGTGAAGAGGTGAGCGGTGGCTGAAAAGAACCAGAACGACAACGTGGCACAGACCGAAAACCTGGCGCTCTACTGCGACTTCGAGAATATCGCCATCGGCGTACGCGACGCACGCTACGCCAGTTTCGACATGCGCAAGGTCCTCGACCGCCTGCTGGTCAAAGGCAAGATCGTCGTCAAGAAGGCCTACTGCGACTGGGAGCGCTACCGCGAGTACAAGCCGGTCATGCACGAGGCCTCCTTCGAGCTGATCGAGATTCCCCACGTGCGCCAGTCGGGCAAGAACTCGGCGGACATCCGCATGGTGGTGGACGCCCTGGACCTCTGCTACACGAAGTCGCACGTGGACACCTTCGTGATCATCAGCGGCGACTCCGACTTCTCCGCGCTGGTGAGCAAGCTGCGCGAGAACAACAAGGTGGTCATCGGCGTCGGCGTGAAGAACTCCACGTCAGACCTGCTCATCGCCAACTGCGACGAGTTCATCTACTACGACGACCTCGTGCGCGAGTCGAAGCGCCGGGGCGGCGCCAAGCGCGGGCGCACCGGGCGCGCGTCACGCAAGACCGCCGCCACGCCGGCGGAGGAAAAGGCGCCGGCAGAGGAGAAGGCGCCACCGGAGGAGAAGGCTCCGGCCGAGGAAACGGAGAAGCAGGAGGCTCAGGAGGCCCTGGACCTGGTGGTGGAAACGGTCGCCCATCTCTTCGACGAGCGCGGCGCCAAGGACACCATCTGGGGCTCCATGGTCAAGCAGACCCTCAAGCGCCGCAAGCCGGGCTTCAACGAGCGCTACCACGGCTTCCGCTCCTTCGGGAAGCTGCTGGAAGAGGCCCAGTCCCTGAACCTTCTGGACCTGGAGGCGGACGAGAAGTCCGGCGACTACGTGGTCAAGGGAGTCGTCCAGGACGACTGACGCATGTGCGGCTGGGAACATGCGGGCCGGGGCTCGTGAAATCCGGGTGTTGAGCGTCCTTTCCGCCGGCACCTTCCTGTTCTTCAACAGCTACGGCAGCATCAACGTCTCGGTCCCCATGATCCAGGCCGAGTTCGGCAGCAGCCTGTCGGCGGTGCAGTGGATCGCCACCATGGGGCTGGTGCTGTCTTCCAGCGTGGCCCTGTGTCTGGGCAGGGCGGGGGACATCCTCGGCCGCAACCGGCTGTACAGGATAGGAGTGACCCTCTACGGCGCGGGCGCGGCGCTGGTCGCCGCCTCGCAGACGTTCGCGCAACTCATGGCGTGCCGGTTGGTCATGACCGTGGGCCTGGCCATGGCCAACCCCATGTCGACGGCCATCACGGCCACCGTCGCCCGGCCGGAACGCACCGGCTGGAGCCTGGGCGTCCTGTTGTCGGCGGCCGGCATCGGACGCGCCACCGGACCGGCCCTGGGCGGCTTCTTCATCCATATGGCGGGCTGGCGCGCGGTGTTCCTGGCCAACGCCGCCATCGGCATGGCGGTCAGCGCCGCCGTCTGGCTCCTGCTTCGAGACAAGGATCAGCGGAGCCGCGAGGCCTTCGACTACCCTGGGGCGGCGGCCCTGATCCTGGGGTTTCCGTCCGTCCTGGTGGGGTTGAGCCTCGGTGCCAACAGCGGCTGGCGCTCGCCCTTCATCGCCGGTTGGTTCCTTCTCGGCGGCGCCGGCATGGCGGCCTTCGTGCTGCGCCAGTTCCGGGCGCGGCGGCCACTGATCCCGTTGCCGGTGATGACGAACGTCCCCCTGGTGTTGGCATTCCTCAGCATGGTGCTGTTCTCGGCGGCCTATTTCCCCATCTTCCTGCTGTCGCC
Protein-coding sequences here:
- a CDS encoding MFS transporter, coding for MSVLSAGTFLFFNSYGSINVSVPMIQAEFGSSLSAVQWIATMGLVLSSSVALCLGRAGDILGRNRLYRIGVTLYGAGAALVAASQTFAQLMACRLVMTVGLAMANPMSTAITATVARPERTGWSLGVLLSAAGIGRATGPALGGFFIHMAGWRAVFLANAAIGMAVSAAVWLLLRDKDQRSREAFDYPGAAALILGFPSVLVGLSLGANSGWRSPFIAGWFLLGGAGMAAFVLRQFRARRPLIPLPVMTNVPLVLAFLSMVLFSAAYFPIFLLSPLYMRNVLDVTPLALGLILTTLPVVAAVCSPVSGRLSDRVQPWMLVAGGLVAGAAGIVAYAGLQDGSSPAMVLLALALVGVGVGIFLPAHQKTVFGLAPREHYGLVGGLLSACGPGAGALGIGLAVALLEGAGTVGFVAAQRAAMLWLLPLPFLALGLVLTGRVRGWGRSAAAD
- a CDS encoding NYN domain-containing protein — translated: MAEKNQNDNVAQTENLALYCDFENIAIGVRDARYASFDMRKVLDRLLVKGKIVVKKAYCDWERYREYKPVMHEASFELIEIPHVRQSGKNSADIRMVVDALDLCYTKSHVDTFVIISGDSDFSALVSKLRENNKVVIGVGVKNSTSDLLIANCDEFIYYDDLVRESKRRGGAKRGRTGRASRKTAATPAEEKAPAEEKAPPEEKAPAEETEKQEAQEALDLVVETVAHLFDERGAKDTIWGSMVKQTLKRRKPGFNERYHGFRSFGKLLEEAQSLNLLDLEADEKSGDYVVKGVVQDD
- a CDS encoding D-2-hydroxyacid dehydrogenase family protein; amino-acid sequence: MSKLQAAFLDDYQNVAQSLLEAREIPEGLEVTVFHDHLSDDDALAERLRPFDVVCVMRERTPFRRTLLERLPNLRLLVTSGMRNASIDLDCARERGVTVCGTPSVGAPTAELTWGLILGLLRHIPREDRATRAGGWQETVGTGLPGKTLGVAGLGKLGARVARVGLAFDMDVIAWSQNLTEERCGEVGVTLVSKEELLARSDILTIHLVLSDRTRGLFRSADLARMKPTALIVNTSRGPIIDEAALVDALRRGAIGGAGLDVFDTEPLPPDHPLRNCDNTIITPHLGYVEEANYGAYFDGYLAAIKGYMDGSPVNVVKR